The Panthera tigris isolate Pti1 chromosome F3, P.tigris_Pti1_mat1.1, whole genome shotgun sequence genome includes a window with the following:
- the MRPL24 gene encoding 39S ribosomal protein L24, mitochondrial, whose amino-acid sequence MRLSALLALASKVTLPRDYRYGMSRPGSLADKRKNPPGTRRRRVAVEPISDEEWHLFCGDRVEVLEGKDAGKQGKVVQVIRQRNWVVLEGLNTHYRYVGKTVDSRGTMIPSEAPLLHRQVKLVDPVDRKPTDVEWRFTEAGERVRVSTRSGRIIPKPEFPRADGIVPETWTDGPKDTSVEDALERTYVPRLKTLEEEVMEAMGIQETRRHKKVYWY is encoded by the exons ATGCGTCTCTCTGCCCTGCTGGCCTTGGCATCCAAGGTCACTCTGCCCCGCGACTACCGCTATGGGATGAGCCGCCCAGGCTCTCTTGCAGACAAGAGGAAGAACCCTCCGGGGACCAGGCGGCGCCGGGTGGCCGTGGAGCCCATCTCAGATGAAGAATGGCATCTGTTCTGTGGGGACAGG GTGGAGGTCCTAGAAGGCAAGGATGCTGGGAAGCAAGGCAAAGTGGTCCAGGTCATCCGGCAGCGCAACTGGGTGGTCCTGGAGGGACTGAACACG CACTACCGTTATGTGGGCAAGACCGTGGATTCCCGGGGAACCATGATCCCCAGTGAAGCACCCCTGCTCCACCGCCAGGTCAAACTCGTGGATCCCGTGGACAG GAAACCCACTGACGTGGAGTGGAGATTCACGGAGGCAGGAGAGCGGGTACGTGTCTCCACAAGATCAGGAAGAATTATCCCCAAACCTGAGTTTCCCAGAGCTGATGGCATCGTCCCTGAAACCTGGACTG ACGGCCCCAAAGACACATCAGTGGAAGATGCTCTAGAAAGAACCTACGTGCCCCGTTTAAAGACACTGGAGGAGGAGGTGATGGAGGCGATGGGGATCCAGGAGACGCGGAGACACAAGAAAGTCTATTGGTACTGA
- the CRABP2 gene encoding cellular retinoic acid-binding protein 2 isoform X3 codes for MKANPAPDRGGVNVMLRKIAVAAASKPAVEIKQEGDTFYIKTSTTVRTTEINFKIGEEFEEQTVDGRPCKSLVKWESENKMVCEQRLLKGEGPKTSWTRELTNDGELVLTMTADDIVCTRVYVRE; via the exons ATGAAGGCCAACCCAGCACCAGACAGGGGAG GGGTGAACGTGATGCTGAGGAAGATCGCCGTGGCGGCGGCATCCAAGCCGGCAGTGGAGATCAAGCAGGAAGGAGACACCTTCTACATCAAAACCTCCACCACGGTGCGCACCACGGAGATCAACTTCAAGATCGGAGAGGAGTTCGAGGAGCAGACGGTGGACGGGAGACCCTGCAAG AGCCTGGTGAAATGGGAGAGTGAGAACAAAATGGTCTGCGAGCAGAGGCTTTTGAAGGGAGAGGGTCCCAAGACCTCGTGGACCAGGGAGCTGACCAACGACGGGGAGCTGGTCCTG ACCATGACGGCGGATGATATCGTGTGCACCAGGGTCTATGTCCGAGAGTGA
- the CRABP2 gene encoding cellular retinoic acid-binding protein 2 isoform X2, protein MPNFSGSWKIIRSENFEDLLKVLGVNVMLRKIAVAAASKPAVEIKQEGDTFYIKTSTTVRTTEINFKIGEEFEEQTVDGRPCKSLVKWESENKMVCEQRLLKGEGPKTSWTRELTNDGELVLTMTADDIVCTRVYVRE, encoded by the exons ATGCCCAACTTCTCCGGCAGCTGGAAGATCATCCGATCGGAAAACTTCGAGGATTTGCTCAAAGTGCTGG GGGTGAACGTGATGCTGAGGAAGATCGCCGTGGCGGCGGCATCCAAGCCGGCAGTGGAGATCAAGCAGGAAGGAGACACCTTCTACATCAAAACCTCCACCACGGTGCGCACCACGGAGATCAACTTCAAGATCGGAGAGGAGTTCGAGGAGCAGACGGTGGACGGGAGACCCTGCAAG AGCCTGGTGAAATGGGAGAGTGAGAACAAAATGGTCTGCGAGCAGAGGCTTTTGAAGGGAGAGGGTCCCAAGACCTCGTGGACCAGGGAGCTGACCAACGACGGGGAGCTGGTCCTG ACCATGACGGCGGATGATATCGTGTGCACCAGGGTCTATGTCCGAGAGTGA
- the ISG20L2 gene encoding interferon-stimulated 20 kDa exonuclease-like 2 has translation MSTLLLNLDFGEPPPKKALEGNAKHRKFVKKRRFLERRGFLNKKNQHPSKVPKLHPDPPKKGEAPRVDGTWKVSPLPKKKTAASSSGPEPSLDRKAAVPWLTPAPSQKAGSVVAKVDLLGEFQSALPKTRSHPARSRKKGPQKNPTQKNAPQNSTQSHLENKCSGASQKTPGKMVAIDCEMVGTGPKGHVSSLARCSIVSYHGDVLYDEYILPPCHIVDYRTRWSGIRKQHMVNATPFKVARSQILKILAGKIVVGHAIHNDFKALQYSHPKSLTRDTSHIPPLNRKAECPENATVSLKCLTKKLLNRDIQVGKSGHSSVEDAQATMELYKLVEVEWEQHLAQNPPKD, from the exons ATGTCTACCTTACTCCTCAATTTGGATTTTGGTGAACCTCCCCCCAAAAAGGCATTAGAGGGGAATGCCAAGCACCGAAAATTTGTCAAGAAGAGGAGGTTCTTGGAACGGAGAGGTTTTCTGAATAAGAAGAACCAGCATCCTAGCAAGGTGCCTAAGCTGCACCCAGACCCTCCGAAGAAAGGGGAAGCTCCTAGGGTGGATGGCACTTGGAAGGTCTCTCCCCTTCCAAAGAAGAAGACCGCCGCCTCCAGCAGCGGACCAGAGCCGTCCCTGGACAGGAAAGCTGCGGTGCCTTGGCTGACCCCTGCCCCTTCACAGAAGGCCGGGTCTGTCGTGGCTAAAGTAGATCTGCTGGGGGAGTTCCAGAGTGCTCTTCCAAAGACTAGGAGCCACCCAGCTCGCTCCCGGAAGAAGGGCCCCCAGAAGAACCCTACTCAGAAAAACGCCCCACAGAACTCCACCCAATCTCATTTGGAGAATAAATGCTCCGGGGCGTCGCAGAAGACACCAGGGAAAATGGTGGCGATTGACTGCGAGATGGTGGGCACAGGACCCAAGGGGCACGTCAGTTCCTTGGCTCGATGTAGCATCGTCAGCTACCACGGAGATGTGCTTTATGATGAGTACATCCTCCCCCCCTGCCACATCGTGGACTACCGGACCAGATGGAGTGGCATCCGGAAGCAGCACATGGTGAACGCCACACCCTTCAAGGTCGCTCGGAGCCAG ATCTTGAAGATCCTCGCAGGGAAGATAGTGGTGGGGCATGCCATCCACAACGACTTCAAAGCCCTTCAGTACTCCCACCCCAAGTCCCTCACCCGCGACACCTCCCACATCCCGCCCCTCAACCGGAAGGCCGAGTGCCCAGAGAACGCCACCGTGTCCCTCAAGTGTCTCACCAAGAAGCTTCTGAACCGGGACATCCAG GTTGGGAAAAGCGGGCATTCCTCCGTGGAAGACGCTCAGGCCACCATGGAGCTGTACAAGTTGGTTGAAGTCGAGTGGGAACAGCACCTGGCCCAGAATCCCCCAAAGGACTAG
- the CRABP2 gene encoding cellular retinoic acid-binding protein 2 isoform X1 — translation MLEEPEAQKGSVTCPESPGLPERPSHVDVRAEWISLQNLWLPQAIWVNVMLRKIAVAAASKPAVEIKQEGDTFYIKTSTTVRTTEINFKIGEEFEEQTVDGRPCKSLVKWESENKMVCEQRLLKGEGPKTSWTRELTNDGELVLTMTADDIVCTRVYVRE, via the exons ATGCTTGAGGAACCCGAGGCCCAGAAAGGTTCCGTCACCTGCCCAGAGTCACCTGGCCTGCCAGAGAGGCCGAGCCACGTGGATGTCAGGGCCGAGTGGATCTCACTGCAGAATCTCTGGCTTCCCCAGGCCATTT GGGTGAACGTGATGCTGAGGAAGATCGCCGTGGCGGCGGCATCCAAGCCGGCAGTGGAGATCAAGCAGGAAGGAGACACCTTCTACATCAAAACCTCCACCACGGTGCGCACCACGGAGATCAACTTCAAGATCGGAGAGGAGTTCGAGGAGCAGACGGTGGACGGGAGACCCTGCAAG AGCCTGGTGAAATGGGAGAGTGAGAACAAAATGGTCTGCGAGCAGAGGCTTTTGAAGGGAGAGGGTCCCAAGACCTCGTGGACCAGGGAGCTGACCAACGACGGGGAGCTGGTCCTG ACCATGACGGCGGATGATATCGTGTGCACCAGGGTCTATGTCCGAGAGTGA
- the METTL25B gene encoding protein RRNAD1 gives MPGVSARGLSHEERRQLAVNLTRVLARYRPILDAYIIEFFTDNLWGTLPCSWQEALDGLKPPQLAAQLLGMPGEGEAVRYRSVWPLTLLALKSTAHALAFTRTPGFQTPSEFLENPSQSSRLTAPFRKHVRPKKQHEIRRLGELVKKLSDLTGCTQVVDIGSGQGHLSRFMSLGLGLTVKSIEGDRRLVERAQRLDRELLQALEKEEKRSPQVTRAGPRHSPHHVVRWVEPTALCKELLLPLEPLPPRGARLLLTGLHACGDLSVALLRHFSCPEVVALASVGCCYMKLSEPGGYPLSQWVAGLRGSELPYRLREGACHALEDYAERLQRAGPGLRTHCYRAALETVIRGARPELRRPGVQGIPRVHELKIEEYVQRGLRRVGLDPQLPLNLAALRAHQAQENRVVAFFSLALLLAPLVETLILLDRLLYLQEQGFHAELLPIFSPELSPRNLVLVATKSPLGEAFSLLETEDS, from the exons ATGCCGGGCGTCTCCGCCCGCGGCCTCTCTCACGAGGAGAGGAGGCAGCTGGCGGTGAACCTCACCCGTGTGCTGGCGCGCTACCGTCCCATCCTGGACGCCTACATCATC GAGTTCTTTACAGACAACCTGTGGGGCACACTCCCTTGCTCGTGGCAGGAGGCGCTGGATGGACTGAAGCCGCCACAGCTGGCCGCACAGCTGCTGGGGAtgcctggggaaggggaagcGGTCAG GTACAGGTCGGTGTGGCCGCTCACCCTGCTGGCCCTGAAGTCCACAGCCCATGCCCTGGCCTTTACCCGGACACCTGGCTTTCAGACCCCCTCAGAGTTCCTGGAGAACCCCAGCCAGAGCTCCCGCCTGACAGCCCCGTTCCGGAAACACGTCAGGCCCAAGAAGCAGCATGAGATCCggaggctgggagag TTGGTGAAGAAACTGAGTGACCTCACGGGCTGCACCCAGGTCGTGGATATAGGCTCAGGCCAG GGCCATCTCTCCCGATTCAtgtccctggggctggggctgacaGTGAAGAGCATCGAAGGCGATCGGAGGCTGGTGGAGAGAGCCCAGCGCCTGGACCGGGAGCTCCTGCAGGCcctggagaaagaggagaagaggagcCCACAG GTGACCCGGGCCGGCCCTCGCCACTCCCCACACCACGTGGTTAGGTGGGTAGAGCCCACGGCCCTGTGCAAGGAGCTCCTGCTTCCCCTGGAGCCCTTGCCTCCGCGCGGGGCCCGCCTGCTGCTGACGGGCCTTCACGCCTGTGGGGACCTGAGCGTCGCCTTGCTGAGGCACTTCTCCTGCCCCGAGGTGGTGGCCCTGGCCTCGGTGGGCTGCTGCTACATGAAGTTGAGTGAGCCTGGCGGCTACCCACTGAGTCAGTGGGTGGCGGGGCTTCGTGGCTCCGAGCTGCCCTACAGGCTGCGGGAGGGGGCCTGCCACGCCCTGGAGGACTACGCCGAGCGGCTACAGAGAGCGGGCCCCGGGCTCCGCACCCACTGCTATCGGGCGGCACTGGAGACGGTCATCCGGGGCGCCCGGCCCGAGCTTCGACGGCCAGGCGTGCAGGGGATCCCCAGGGTCCACGAGCTCAAGATCGAAGA ATACGTGCAGCGGGGGCTGCGGCGGGTGGGGCTGGATCCCCAGCTGCCACTGAACCTGGCTGCCCTCCGGGCCCACCAGGCCCAGGAGAACCGAGTGGTGGCCTTCTTCAGCCTGGCCCTGCTCCTGGCCCCGCTGGTGGAGACGCTGATTCTGCTGGACCGGCTGCTCTACCTTCAGGAGCAGG GCTTCCATGCTGAGCTCCTGCCCATCTTTAGTCCTGAACTCTCGCCCAGAAACCTAGTTCTGGTGGCCACCAAGAGTCCCCTGGGTGAGGCCTTCTCTCTTCTGGAAACTGAAGACAGCTGA